The DNA window GGTCACCAGAACGCGGGCGTGGTTCGTCAGGAATGTCCAGTTGTTGCGCTGAGACGTGCTCCCCATGCCGTCATGATGCGTCGAGGGATTCATGTGACGCAAGACGTGAAACGCATTTCCGGTAATTCTTGACGGGAGACGAGAAGAGGGCCAACATCTACGGCAGTCAAGGTCCCGCGCCGCAAGCCGACCAGCCCAAGGAGCGAACCCCATGCCGGTCCCTGCCCCGTACTCCCATACCGGCGCCGCCCCTGGCGGCGCCTCCGCCCCCGCCGCGCACGCCACCCGTGCTCCGGCCGCCGTCCCGAGCCCGCGCCGCAGCGCCGAATCGGCGGCCCTCAGCGCCGGGGTGCCGCGGATCGACGACCCCCGGGAGATGGCCCCCGCGGACGCGAGGGAGCTCTCGAAGGTCTTCTTCCAGCGGCTGCGCTCGCTGACCGAGGGGACCGCGGAGTACCAGTACGTCCGCAACACCCTCATCGAGATGAACGCCTCGCTCGTCCAGTACGCCGTGCGCCGCTTCCGCACCCGCGAGGGCTGTGACATAGAAGACATCGTCCAGGTGGGCACCATCGGCCTGATCAAGGCCATCGACCGGTTCGACCCGGCCCGTGAGAACGAGTTCTCCACGCTCGCCATGCCGTACATCACCGGCGAGATCAAGCGGCACTTCCGCGACACCTCCTGGGCCGTCCGGGTCCCGCGCCGGCTCCAGGAGCTGCGCATCGACATCGCGAAGGCGAAGGAGTCGCTGACGAGCGAGCTCGACCGGTCGCCCACCGTCGCGGATCTCGCCGACCACCTCGGCCTCTCCGAGGAAGAGGTGATCGAGGGGCTCTTCGCCGCCAACGCCCACACCAGCGGCTCCCTGGACGCCCCGCAGGCGGCTCCGTACGAGTACGGCGGCGGCCAGACCGAGGGGCACACGCTCGCCGAGGTCATGGGCGAGGACGAGCCCGCCATGGAACTGGTCGAGGACATCCAGACCCTGGCGCCGCTGCTGGAACGGCTCAGCGAGCGGGAGCGCCGGATGCTGGGGATGCGGTTCGGACAGGAGCTGACCCAGGCTCAGATCGGCGCCGCGCTCGGCATCTCGCAGATGCAGGTGTCGCGGGTGCTGAACCGGATCCTGGGGCACCTGCGCGACTCGATGCTGGAGGACGGACCGCAGGCCACGGGCCGGGCCGCATCCGTGAGGTAGATCACCTTTGCGTTTGCGCAGGTGAATGCCGGGAACCAACGAGGCTGGAGTGGAAGCACTCGCTCCGGCGCCGCCGCCGGAGTGCGTGGCGCACGCGGGCAGATCCCGCCCCGCTCCGCGGCCCGCCGGCCGCAAGACCGGCGCGCGCCGTACCCGGTACGACCCGCGAGGTGTATGTGTCCACGCTCCAGGCCGAGCACGTCTACAAGGTGTTCGGGAGACGAGCCGATGAAGGGGTCCGCGCGCTCCGCGACGGCGCCGACCGCGAGGAGCTGCGTGCCGACGGCACGACGGCCGCGGTCATCGACGCCTCCTTCAGCGTCGAGCCCGGCCAGATCTTCGTCGTCATGGGTCTGTCGGGATCCGGCAAGTCCACGCTGCTGCGGATGCTCAACGGACTGCTGGAGCCCACCGCGGGACGCGTCCTCTTCGACGGGCAGGACCTCACCGCGCTCGGCGCGGGCGAGATGCGCCGGGTGCGCTCCACCAAGATCAGCATGGTCTTCCAGCACTTCGCGCTGTTCCCGCACCGCGACGTCCTCGAGAACGCCGCGTACGGCCTGGAGGTCCAGGGCGTCTCCCGGGCCGAGCGCGAGCGCCGGGCCGGCGAGGCCCTGGAACTGTGCGGGCTCGGCGGCTGGGAGAGGTCCTGGCCCGACGAGCTGTCGGGAGGCATGCAGCAGCGCGTGGGCCTGGCCCGCGCCCTGGCCACCGACGCCGACCTGCTGCTGATGGACGAGTCCTTCAGCGCCCTCGACCCGCTGATCCGCCGCGACATGCAGGACCAGCTCCTCGAACTGCAGCGGCGGCTGAAGAAGACCATCGTCTTCATCACCCACGACCTCAACGAGGCCATGCGCCTGGGCGATCGCATCGCCGTCATGCGCGACGGGCGCATCGTCCAGCAGGGCACCGCCGAGGACATCCTCACCCGCCCCGCCGACGACTACGTCGCCTCCTTCATCCAGGACGTCGACCGCTCGCGCGTCCTCACGGCCGACGCCGTCATGGACGAGCCCACCGCCGACGCGGACGCGTGCGCCTGCCCCACCGTCCCCGCCGACACCCCGCTCGCGGACCTGTGCGCCGTCAGCGCCCGCGTCCCGCACCCGGTCGCCGTGACCGGCGCGGACGGAGCGGTCATCGGCTCGGTCCCGCAGGGCCGCCTCATCGCCTTCATCGGCGACGAACCGCGGCCCCCGATGGCCTGCGTGGAGGTGGCCGCCTGATGCCCCGCCTGCACGTCGGTGCCTGGGTCGACAGCGGTGTCGACTACCTCCAGAGCCACCTGTCCTGGCTGTTCGACGCCATCAGCACGGTCGTCACCGGCCTCTACGACGGCATCGACGCCGTCCTGTCCGCCCCCGCGCCCCTGCTGTTCGCGGGCATCCTCGCCGTCGG is part of the Streptomyces subrutilus genome and encodes:
- a CDS encoding SigB/SigF/SigG family RNA polymerase sigma factor; amino-acid sequence: MPVPAPYSHTGAAPGGASAPAAHATRAPAAVPSPRRSAESAALSAGVPRIDDPREMAPADARELSKVFFQRLRSLTEGTAEYQYVRNTLIEMNASLVQYAVRRFRTREGCDIEDIVQVGTIGLIKAIDRFDPARENEFSTLAMPYITGEIKRHFRDTSWAVRVPRRLQELRIDIAKAKESLTSELDRSPTVADLADHLGLSEEEVIEGLFAANAHTSGSLDAPQAAPYEYGGGQTEGHTLAEVMGEDEPAMELVEDIQTLAPLLERLSERERRMLGMRFGQELTQAQIGAALGISQMQVSRVLNRILGHLRDSMLEDGPQATGRAASVR
- a CDS encoding quaternary amine ABC transporter ATP-binding protein, producing MSTLQAEHVYKVFGRRADEGVRALRDGADREELRADGTTAAVIDASFSVEPGQIFVVMGLSGSGKSTLLRMLNGLLEPTAGRVLFDGQDLTALGAGEMRRVRSTKISMVFQHFALFPHRDVLENAAYGLEVQGVSRAERERRAGEALELCGLGGWERSWPDELSGGMQQRVGLARALATDADLLLMDESFSALDPLIRRDMQDQLLELQRRLKKTIVFITHDLNEAMRLGDRIAVMRDGRIVQQGTAEDILTRPADDYVASFIQDVDRSRVLTADAVMDEPTADADACACPTVPADTPLADLCAVSARVPHPVAVTGADGAVIGSVPQGRLIAFIGDEPRPPMACVEVAA